The proteins below are encoded in one region of Nakamurella flava:
- a CDS encoding circularly permuted type 2 ATP-grasp protein — MTDGLVARYLSRPGATAATADAAPAARRFQEMTGTSGELRPGWVDLARLLDVLGPSGLAELDLSVERLLEDDGVVYTPIAGTYDGGPTAPERWRLDPLPLVVEDAEWQQLEAGLIQRSVLLDAVMTDLYGPQALLDLGLLPPELVFGHSGYLRAAAGIRNPGAHQLFFHAVDVVRDGQGAFRALGDRSQAPSGAGYALADRRVVSRVLPDLFRRSAPRGLGAFFHTMRSALISVAPRTAEDPRVVVLSPDTHSESGFDHALLASTLGVPLVETADLTVRHGRLWMLSVGRLEPVDVVVRRVDADWSDPLELRPTSRYGVVGLTEVARRGAVSVVNPIGSGLLESPGLLPFLPELAGAILGESLKLPSQPSFWCGRPIDLDHVLAHFEQMVLLPTDRGRSIHPARLSRAEQAAWRDRVRAEPHRWVGQSISDLAEAPIADPTGLRSGQVSMRLFSVAHGSGYVAMPGALGRTQDVAIPGGPSVAKDVWVQAPRRSAGRDRVWLYEGPTVTPVPVESTSSPRVLEDMFWLGRYAERAEDLIRLLNVTRERIDEFRFRPDHPGAGTVPVLLAAVSAVTGTRPSAPGDPLRYLRDLLLDGADPGSVAQSLTGLRSAARAVRDQLSDDTWIVLAGMDRAIAELAAAPDSADGGGILLESAQAAVLTGMLALSGMAAENMVRDPGWHFLDLGHRIERAQQLTALLRATLRRSHGPAVDSLVVESVLTVGESGVTYRRRYRGRIQIATMLELLLLDPGNPRSVAYQVAQARTDLRALPVGSATSRPARRLEEIDAVLRRCRPEELEVENEIGERVELTALLDGLNDAFRAVADATTAQHFWRPAPMVSFGLDGLVETR; from the coding sequence ATGACCGACGGGCTGGTCGCCCGCTACCTGTCCCGGCCCGGGGCGACGGCCGCGACGGCGGACGCCGCTCCGGCGGCCCGGCGGTTCCAGGAGATGACGGGCACCTCGGGCGAGCTGCGTCCCGGGTGGGTCGACCTCGCCCGGCTGCTCGACGTGCTGGGCCCGTCCGGACTCGCCGAACTGGACCTCTCGGTGGAGCGCCTGCTCGAGGACGACGGGGTCGTCTACACGCCGATCGCCGGCACCTACGACGGCGGTCCGACGGCCCCGGAGCGCTGGCGCCTGGACCCGCTGCCGCTGGTGGTCGAGGACGCCGAGTGGCAGCAGCTGGAGGCCGGTCTGATCCAGCGTTCGGTCCTGCTCGACGCGGTGATGACCGACCTCTACGGCCCGCAGGCCCTGCTCGACCTCGGGCTGCTGCCGCCCGAGCTGGTCTTCGGCCACTCCGGGTACCTGCGGGCTGCGGCCGGGATCCGCAACCCGGGCGCCCATCAGCTGTTCTTCCACGCCGTCGACGTGGTGCGTGACGGACAGGGCGCCTTCCGCGCGCTCGGGGACCGCAGTCAGGCCCCGTCGGGCGCCGGATACGCCCTGGCCGATCGGCGGGTGGTGTCCCGGGTGCTGCCGGATCTGTTCCGCCGCAGCGCGCCTCGCGGGCTCGGCGCTTTCTTCCACACCATGAGGTCGGCGCTGATCTCGGTCGCTCCCCGGACGGCCGAGGATCCCCGGGTGGTGGTGCTGTCCCCGGACACCCACTCCGAGAGCGGTTTCGACCACGCCCTTCTGGCCTCGACCCTCGGTGTGCCACTGGTGGAGACGGCCGACCTGACGGTCCGGCACGGTCGGCTGTGGATGCTGTCGGTGGGCCGGCTGGAGCCGGTGGACGTGGTGGTCCGACGGGTGGACGCCGACTGGTCCGATCCGTTGGAGCTGCGACCGACGTCCCGGTACGGCGTCGTCGGATTGACCGAGGTCGCCCGGCGGGGTGCGGTGTCGGTGGTCAATCCCATCGGCAGCGGTCTGCTGGAGAGCCCGGGGCTGCTGCCGTTCCTACCGGAGCTGGCCGGCGCGATCCTCGGCGAGTCGTTGAAACTGCCGTCGCAGCCGTCGTTCTGGTGCGGACGGCCGATCGATCTCGACCACGTGCTGGCCCATTTCGAGCAGATGGTCCTGCTCCCCACCGACCGGGGCCGGTCGATCCACCCGGCCCGTCTGTCGCGGGCCGAGCAGGCGGCCTGGCGGGACCGGGTCCGCGCCGAGCCGCACCGGTGGGTGGGGCAGTCGATCAGCGACCTGGCCGAGGCGCCGATCGCCGATCCGACGGGTCTGCGGTCCGGGCAGGTCAGCATGCGGTTGTTCTCGGTGGCCCACGGTTCCGGGTACGTGGCGATGCCGGGTGCGCTCGGGCGGACCCAGGACGTCGCGATCCCGGGCGGTCCCAGCGTGGCCAAGGACGTCTGGGTGCAGGCGCCGCGGCGGTCGGCCGGCCGTGACCGGGTGTGGCTGTACGAGGGCCCGACGGTCACCCCGGTGCCGGTCGAGTCGACCTCGTCGCCCCGCGTGCTGGAGGACATGTTCTGGCTCGGTCGGTACGCCGAACGGGCCGAGGACCTGATCCGGCTGCTGAACGTGACCCGGGAGCGGATCGACGAGTTCCGGTTCCGTCCCGACCATCCGGGGGCCGGCACCGTTCCGGTGCTGCTGGCCGCGGTGTCCGCGGTGACCGGGACCCGGCCCAGCGCGCCGGGCGATCCGCTGCGGTACTTGCGGGACCTGTTGCTCGACGGTGCGGATCCGGGATCGGTCGCACAGTCGCTGACCGGGTTGCGCAGCGCCGCCCGGGCCGTTCGCGATCAGCTGTCGGACGACACCTGGATCGTGCTGGCCGGGATGGACCGGGCCATCGCGGAGCTGGCCGCGGCACCCGATTCCGCCGACGGCGGCGGGATCCTGCTGGAATCGGCCCAGGCCGCCGTGCTCACCGGGATGCTTGCCCTGTCGGGGATGGCCGCGGAGAACATGGTCCGCGACCCCGGTTGGCACTTCCTGGATCTCGGTCACCGGATCGAACGCGCACAGCAGCTCACCGCGCTGCTGCGGGCCACGCTGCGCCGATCGCACGGTCCCGCGGTCGACTCGCTGGTCGTCGAATCGGTGCTGACGGTCGGGGAGTCCGGCGTGACGTACCGCCGCCGCTACCGGGGCCGCATCCAGATTGCCACGATGCTGGAGTTGCTGCTGCTCGACCCCGGTAACCCGCGGTCGGTGGCCTACCAGGTGGCCCAGGCCCGGACGGACCTGCGGGCGCTGCCGGTCGGCTCGGCGACCTCGCGACCGGCCCGCCGGCTGGAGGAGATCGACGCGGTGCTGCGGCGGTGTCGGCCCGAGGAGCTCGAGGTCGAGAACGAGATCGGGGAGAGGGTCGAGTTGACCGCGTTGCTGGACGGTCTGAACGACGCCTTCCGGGCGGTGGCCGACGCCACCACGGCCCAGCACTTCTGGCGGCCCGCGCCGATGGTGTCCTTCGGTCTGGACGGCCTGGTGGAGACCCGGTGA
- a CDS encoding transglutaminase family protein: MTTGGAVVPDDAVVTTRRYRIEHRTEYRYSDEVSSSYGRVSLRPRDFPGQQCQDHQLTVDPVPDDESDGSDVYGNHTGYYQISHPHRVLSVVGVSRVQVQRPVVDEVAAGQPWESARPAGPLGARAMEFALPSTRIQLGPDVAAYAARSLQPGRPLLDAVLDLTHRIHADFRYDSEATTVSSTIADVLNTRAGVCQDFAHLAVAALRTQGLACRYVSGYLATDPPPGRERMVGADASHAWAAVRLPDGEWVGFDPTNDQLADERYTVLAWGRDYEDVAPLRGIIFTDAESSEMSVSVDVAPLD; this comes from the coding sequence ATGACGACCGGCGGGGCGGTGGTGCCCGATGATGCGGTCGTGACGACCCGCCGCTACCGCATCGAGCATCGCACCGAATACCGGTACTCGGACGAGGTGTCGTCCTCGTACGGCCGAGTGTCGTTGCGGCCGCGCGACTTTCCTGGGCAGCAGTGCCAGGACCATCAGTTGACGGTGGACCCCGTACCGGACGACGAGTCGGACGGCTCCGACGTCTACGGCAACCACACCGGTTACTACCAGATCAGCCACCCGCACCGGGTTCTCAGCGTGGTCGGGGTGTCCCGGGTGCAGGTGCAGCGACCGGTCGTCGACGAGGTCGCGGCCGGGCAGCCCTGGGAGTCGGCCCGCCCGGCGGGACCACTGGGGGCCCGCGCCATGGAGTTCGCACTGCCGTCCACCCGGATCCAGCTCGGACCGGACGTCGCGGCCTACGCGGCCCGTTCGCTGCAACCCGGGCGCCCCCTGTTGGACGCGGTCCTGGATCTGACCCACCGCATCCACGCCGATTTCCGGTACGACAGCGAGGCCACGACGGTCTCCTCGACGATCGCCGACGTCCTGAACACCCGAGCCGGGGTCTGTCAGGACTTCGCGCACCTGGCCGTCGCCGCGCTGCGGACCCAGGGGCTGGCCTGTCGCTACGTCTCGGGTTACCTCGCGACCGACCCGCCCCCGGGCCGGGAGCGGATGGTGGGGGCGGACGCGAGCCATGCGTGGGCGGCGGTCCGGCTGCCCGACGGGGAGTGGGTCGGGTTCGACCCGACCAACGATCAGCTGGCCGACGAGCGCTACACGGTGCTCGCCTGGGGGCGCGACTACGAGGACGTGGCCCCGTTGCGCGGGATCATCTTCACCGACGCCGAGAGCAGCGAGATGTCCGTGTCGGTGGACGTCGCCCCGCTCGACTGA
- a CDS encoding FGGY-family carbohydrate kinase, translating to MADYIIGLDAGTSVVKAAIFDQAGNELSRGAKSVPITNPQPHLAEENMDEVWVAATEAIREALVGSSVKAEDVKALSATGQGDGTWLVGADGRPKGPTYLWTDGRAGEIIDGWYVDGTVSKQFDISGCGPYAGTTSALLRWRQDNEPEKLEGSTNLWCKDWVEYNLTGDLSTDASDASLAGIDVRNRDWSDEVNNTWGFDERTKSVLPTIRKPTDLCGTVTKHAAGVTGLAEGTPVYKGQMDITASSLGVGVARPGDCMAVVGTAGIVTVATDSIGETIEPRDVGWMIPHGPDTWIRALGMNNCTPNLDWFLREFGEPFRNEASANNVKLFKYLDQALNDTPVGSAGVIFHGYLAPGGERAPFVKPSARGSFNGITGSHTRFHLLRAVYEGVAYGIRDCLDAIPTQVDTVRMAGGGANSAVWAQIFADVLGRRIIIPAGTEFGAKGAAIVAGVGAGIFSSYAEGADATVNIVREYEPDSRKTAIYDDFFGVYRSLRESTLSSWDALQAATRKAAASGL from the coding sequence ATGGCTGACTACATCATCGGCCTGGATGCGGGAACGTCGGTCGTCAAGGCCGCGATCTTCGACCAGGCGGGCAACGAGCTTTCCCGCGGGGCGAAGAGTGTTCCGATCACCAACCCTCAGCCGCACCTGGCCGAGGAGAACATGGACGAGGTCTGGGTCGCGGCGACCGAGGCCATCCGCGAGGCCCTGGTGGGCAGCTCGGTCAAGGCCGAGGACGTCAAGGCCCTGTCGGCCACCGGCCAGGGCGACGGCACCTGGCTGGTCGGCGCCGACGGTCGCCCGAAGGGGCCGACCTACCTGTGGACCGACGGGCGCGCCGGCGAGATCATCGACGGCTGGTACGTCGACGGGACCGTCTCCAAGCAGTTCGACATCTCCGGCTGCGGCCCGTACGCCGGCACGACCTCGGCCCTGCTGCGCTGGCGGCAGGACAACGAGCCCGAGAAGCTCGAGGGCTCCACGAACCTGTGGTGCAAGGACTGGGTCGAGTACAACCTGACCGGCGACCTGTCCACCGACGCCTCCGACGCCTCGCTGGCCGGTATCGACGTCCGCAACCGCGACTGGTCGGACGAGGTGAACAACACCTGGGGCTTCGACGAGCGGACCAAGTCGGTGCTGCCGACCATCCGCAAGCCCACCGACCTGTGCGGCACCGTCACCAAGCACGCCGCCGGCGTCACCGGGCTGGCCGAGGGCACCCCGGTCTACAAGGGCCAGATGGACATCACCGCGTCCTCGCTGGGCGTCGGCGTGGCCCGCCCCGGCGACTGCATGGCCGTCGTCGGCACCGCCGGCATCGTCACGGTGGCCACCGACAGCATCGGTGAGACCATCGAGCCCCGCGACGTCGGCTGGATGATCCCGCACGGCCCGGACACCTGGATCCGCGCCCTGGGCATGAACAACTGCACCCCGAACCTCGACTGGTTCCTGCGGGAGTTCGGCGAGCCGTTCCGCAACGAGGCGTCGGCCAACAACGTCAAGCTGTTCAAGTACCTGGACCAGGCCCTCAACGACACCCCCGTCGGCAGCGCCGGGGTCATCTTCCACGGCTACCTGGCCCCCGGCGGCGAGCGTGCGCCGTTCGTCAAGCCGAGCGCCCGCGGTTCGTTCAACGGCATCACCGGCAGCCACACCCGCTTCCACCTGCTGCGCGCGGTGTACGAGGGTGTCGCCTACGGCATCCGCGACTGCCTCGACGCCATCCCGACCCAGGTCGACACCGTCCGGATGGCCGGCGGCGGCGCCAACAGCGCCGTGTGGGCGCAGATCTTCGCCGACGTCCTCGGCCGCCGGATCATCATCCCGGCCGGCACCGAGTTCGGCGCCAAGGGTGCGGCGATCGTCGCCGGCGTCGGCGCCGGGATCTTCTCCAGCTACGCCGAGGGTGCCGACGCGACCGTCAACATCGTGCGCGAGTACGAGCCCGACAGCCGCAAGACCGCGATCTACGACGACTTCTTCGGCGTGTACCGCTCGCTGCGCGAGTCGACGCTGTCCTCGTGGGACGCCCTGCAGGCCGCCACCCGCAAGGCGGCCGCCTCCGGTCTGTGA
- a CDS encoding zinc-binding dehydrogenase has product MRALVKYATGPDTVELRDVPAPTVGPGQILIDVAAVAICGTDRSAIEGGHDIGRVPRTLGHEVSGVVAEIGPDADTDLQVGDRVTTETDAYLCHRCEYCRKEEYQRCINRRGIGTTADGGLADQLVMPALAVHRLPDNVTLAEGALTEPLAVSVHAVVEQSPSLAGQVVVVIGPGAIGQLCAQVARAVGATVVLVGRSRHTDQFERARRAGIPHTVDSETTDVADYVKNLTGGYGAHSVYECSGAPGVLEGVPPMLRKGGRIVLLAFFKTPPAVDVDKLLNWEFELVGARGKKASSYRTALALMEQGMVDLDAVIGAKLPLDDWEKGIELVGRGVKVVLEVRPESS; this is encoded by the coding sequence ATGCGCGCCTTGGTGAAGTACGCGACCGGTCCGGACACCGTCGAACTGCGGGATGTCCCCGCCCCCACCGTCGGCCCCGGCCAGATCCTCATCGACGTGGCCGCGGTCGCCATCTGCGGCACCGACCGGTCGGCCATCGAGGGTGGACACGACATCGGCCGGGTGCCAAGGACTCTCGGACACGAGGTCAGCGGCGTGGTCGCCGAGATCGGCCCGGACGCCGACACCGACCTGCAGGTGGGGGATCGGGTCACCACCGAGACCGACGCCTACCTGTGCCACCGCTGCGAGTACTGCCGCAAGGAGGAGTACCAGCGCTGCATCAACCGCCGGGGTATCGGCACCACCGCCGACGGCGGCCTGGCCGACCAGCTGGTGATGCCGGCGCTGGCCGTCCATCGCCTGCCGGACAACGTCACCCTCGCGGAAGGGGCGCTCACCGAGCCGCTGGCCGTCTCGGTGCACGCCGTCGTCGAGCAGAGCCCGTCACTGGCCGGCCAGGTCGTCGTGGTCATCGGGCCGGGGGCCATCGGACAGCTGTGCGCCCAGGTGGCCCGGGCGGTCGGGGCGACCGTCGTGCTGGTCGGGCGCTCGCGGCACACCGACCAGTTCGAGCGGGCCCGCCGGGCCGGCATCCCGCACACCGTCGATTCCGAGACCACCGACGTGGCCGACTATGTCAAGAACCTGACCGGCGGCTACGGGGCCCACTCGGTGTACGAGTGCAGCGGCGCGCCCGGGGTGCTGGAGGGTGTCCCGCCGATGCTGCGCAAGGGCGGCCGCATCGTGCTGCTCGCCTTCTTCAAGACCCCACCGGCGGTCGACGTCGACAAGCTGCTCAACTGGGAGTTCGAACTCGTCGGCGCCCGCGGGAAGAAGGCCTCCAGCTACCGCACCGCCCTGGCGCTGATGGAGCAGGGCATGGTGGACCTCGACGCCGTCATCGGTGCCAAGCTCCCGCTCGACGACTGGGAGAAGGGCATCGAGCTGGTCGGTCGTGGCGTCAAGGTCGTGCTGGAAGTGCGCCCCGAAAGCTCCTGA
- a CDS encoding FGGY-family carbohydrate kinase, whose translation MTETQAFVGIDAGTTGCTVMVFDQNGQRLGEGYQEYPCTSPRAGWIEQDVDDVWRGICAASKQAVAAADLPAEAYKSVGFSSQRGTFILLDEEKNPLAPSLVWNDGRALKYQDIFAETISAEDYQTHTGMQLSPLWSAAKFAWLRDNEPELFNKTRWFANGQEYFLFKMGAEEWVTDPASLTLNGMLDIEKLDWSDQILELCGVSRDKLPPVGIPTGKAGVVSAAAAFATGIPEGTPLCRGAGDQQCAAMGAGVVEQGQAEFTVGTAGVMVAHLDSLDRVQGRNLWWGGHAVPGAWDIEGGAFSLGANLKWWRDNLGMEEQVEADKTGRSVYAVMVEKALTAPPGANGLMFHSFLVSQVTPYYDAASRGGWIGLGLNHTRADMLRALLEGCAHEMRMVVDAFNSDIKGGITDLRLTGGGTKSDGFAQIMTDIIGQPTKVTRERECTVLGAAILGAFGSGSFPSIDDAVAAMVNVESEFVPNEDTRELYDEANKVYRGLYEAIANAGQYNALAEFSSRF comes from the coding sequence ATGACCGAGACGCAGGCGTTCGTCGGTATCGACGCCGGCACCACCGGGTGCACCGTGATGGTCTTCGATCAGAATGGTCAGCGGTTGGGCGAGGGATATCAGGAATACCCCTGTACCTCGCCGCGCGCCGGCTGGATCGAACAGGACGTCGACGACGTCTGGCGCGGGATCTGCGCGGCCAGCAAGCAGGCCGTCGCCGCCGCCGACCTGCCCGCCGAGGCCTACAAGTCGGTCGGCTTCTCCAGTCAGCGCGGCACTTTCATTCTGCTGGACGAGGAGAAGAACCCGCTCGCCCCGTCCCTGGTGTGGAACGACGGCCGGGCTCTGAAGTACCAGGACATCTTCGCGGAGACCATTTCCGCCGAGGACTATCAGACCCACACCGGGATGCAGCTGTCACCGTTGTGGTCGGCCGCGAAATTCGCCTGGCTGCGCGACAATGAGCCCGAGCTGTTCAACAAGACCCGCTGGTTCGCCAATGGCCAGGAGTACTTCCTGTTCAAGATGGGTGCCGAGGAATGGGTCACCGACCCGGCCTCGCTGACTCTGAACGGCATGCTCGACATCGAGAAGCTCGACTGGAGCGACCAGATCCTCGAGCTGTGCGGCGTCAGCCGCGACAAGCTGCCCCCCGTCGGCATTCCCACCGGCAAGGCCGGCGTCGTCTCCGCGGCCGCGGCGTTCGCCACCGGGATCCCCGAGGGCACCCCGCTGTGCCGCGGCGCCGGCGACCAGCAGTGCGCCGCCATGGGGGCCGGTGTCGTCGAGCAGGGTCAGGCCGAGTTCACCGTCGGTACCGCCGGTGTCATGGTCGCCCACCTGGACAGCCTGGACCGGGTCCAGGGTCGCAACCTCTGGTGGGGCGGTCACGCCGTCCCCGGTGCGTGGGACATCGAGGGCGGCGCGTTCTCCCTCGGCGCCAACCTCAAGTGGTGGCGCGACAACCTGGGCATGGAGGAGCAGGTCGAGGCGGACAAGACCGGCCGCAGCGTCTACGCCGTCATGGTCGAGAAGGCCCTCACCGCGCCCCCCGGCGCCAACGGGCTGATGTTCCACTCGTTCCTGGTCTCCCAGGTCACCCCGTACTACGACGCCGCCTCCCGCGGTGGATGGATCGGCCTCGGTCTCAACCACACCCGCGCCGACATGCTGCGCGCACTGCTCGAGGGCTGCGCCCACGAGATGCGCATGGTGGTCGACGCTTTCAACTCCGACATCAAGGGCGGCATCACCGACCTGCGGCTCACCGGCGGCGGCACCAAGTCCGACGGATTCGCCCAGATCATGACCGACATCATCGGCCAGCCGACCAAGGTCACCCGTGAGCGCGAGTGCACCGTGCTGGGTGCCGCCATCCTCGGCGCCTTCGGGTCGGGCTCGTTCCCGTCGATCGACGACGCCGTCGCCGCGATGGTCAACGTCGAGTCGGAGTTCGTGCCCAACGAGGACACCCGCGAGCTGTACGACGAGGCCAACAAGGTGTACCGCGGTCTGTACGAGGCCATCGCGAACGCCGGCCAGTACAACGCGCTGGCCGAGTTCTCCAGCCGTTTCTGA
- a CDS encoding iron-containing alcohol dehydrogenase encodes MNAVPASAPADPKGAGAAAAAAASWELPLRTIPSYPGALAELPAIVVDIAPDGELALLHDGTAKRFGDRDLLDVVRAALGDRPLRDVVAQQGAHGTVLDETTVDAAIAAARGVGGLLSVGSGTVSDLAKAVAADLGIPLVAVQTAASVNGYSDSLSVLVRNGAKRTLPTTWPGALIIDHDVLAGAPAKLTRSGVGDAAAVWSSPADWYLANALGLDTTWVEDSITPVREIAQALIDTPSDDPAALDALVDTLTIGGLGIGHTGTTAGLSGCEHLISHLLDMSAMARDTEHDLHGAQVGVASVVSAALWEIALDEVGLGRLDPSRMAPPEGLEETVKQSWAQVDPSGRVGAECWTSVSKKVATWDSHQESIGAFFADWNRHETVFRRLTAPPETPAAALANWGAPRRFSELTPSVDADLARWTLRTLPYMRDRFTVADLLLFAGRWDDALLDRVLERAAQAGGGL; translated from the coding sequence ATGAACGCCGTCCCCGCATCCGCCCCCGCCGACCCGAAGGGGGCGGGTGCGGCGGCGGCCGCCGCGGCCTCCTGGGAACTTCCCCTGCGGACCATTCCGTCTTACCCGGGCGCCCTTGCCGAACTGCCGGCCATCGTCGTGGACATCGCACCGGACGGTGAGCTCGCGCTGCTGCACGACGGCACCGCCAAGCGGTTCGGTGACCGTGACCTGCTGGACGTCGTCCGGGCCGCGCTGGGCGACCGCCCCCTCCGGGACGTCGTCGCGCAGCAGGGCGCGCACGGGACCGTCCTCGACGAGACCACGGTCGATGCCGCGATCGCCGCGGCCCGCGGGGTCGGCGGTCTGCTGTCCGTCGGGTCCGGAACCGTGAGCGACCTGGCCAAGGCGGTCGCCGCCGACCTGGGCATCCCGCTGGTGGCGGTGCAGACCGCCGCGTCGGTCAACGGCTACTCCGACTCACTCTCCGTCCTGGTCCGCAACGGCGCCAAGCGCACCCTGCCCACGACGTGGCCCGGCGCGCTGATCATCGATCACGACGTGCTGGCCGGCGCACCGGCGAAGCTGACCCGTTCCGGGGTGGGCGATGCGGCGGCCGTCTGGTCCTCCCCCGCCGACTGGTACCTGGCCAACGCGCTGGGCCTGGACACCACCTGGGTCGAGGATTCGATCACCCCGGTCCGGGAGATCGCCCAGGCTTTGATCGACACCCCGTCCGACGACCCGGCCGCCTTGGACGCGCTGGTGGACACGCTGACGATCGGCGGGCTCGGCATCGGTCACACCGGGACCACCGCGGGACTGTCCGGGTGCGAACACCTCATCAGCCATCTTTTGGACATGTCCGCCATGGCCCGGGACACCGAACACGATCTGCACGGCGCGCAGGTCGGCGTCGCCTCCGTCGTCTCCGCCGCACTGTGGGAGATCGCCCTCGACGAGGTCGGTCTCGGCCGCTTGGACCCGAGCCGGATGGCGCCGCCGGAAGGCCTCGAGGAGACCGTGAAGCAGTCCTGGGCGCAGGTCGACCCGTCCGGTCGGGTGGGCGCGGAATGCTGGACGTCGGTGAGCAAGAAGGTGGCGACCTGGGACAGCCACCAGGAGTCGATCGGCGCGTTCTTCGCCGACTGGAACCGCCATGAGACGGTGTTCCGCCGGCTGACCGCACCGCCGGAGACGCCGGCCGCCGCGCTGGCCAATTGGGGCGCCCCCCGTCGGTTCTCCGAGCTGACGCCGTCGGTCGACGCCGACCTGGCGCGATGGACCCTGCGCACCCTCCCGTACATGCGCGACCGGTTCACCGTTGCCGATCTGCTGCTGTTCGCCGGCCGCTGGGACGACGCCCTGCTCGATCGCGTGCTCGAGCGGGCGGCGCAGGCCGGCGGGGGCCTGTAG
- a CDS encoding HAD-IIA family hydrolase yields the protein MTAQTTHTIETAVFDLDGTIYLGDGLLPGAQRLIETLRATGRRTVFCSNNPTKSTATYADKLTGLGIPTDEAEVFTSLAATVKWVTTVMPGAAVFPIGEQPLWEALSAAGVRISEDPEQIDLVISSYDRTFEYRKLQIAFDALWFHKRARLVATNPDRFCPFPGGRGEPDAACITAAITAGTGVECEAVFGKPERGLFDIISWATGLDPTTTVMVGDRLSTDIAFARNNGMISALVLTGETDRAMLEAAPAELQPDLVLESIDELIPLLDSGRQEIRTSS from the coding sequence ATGACCGCACAGACGACCCACACCATCGAGACCGCCGTCTTCGATCTGGACGGCACGATCTACCTGGGCGACGGTCTTCTGCCGGGCGCGCAACGTCTCATCGAGACGTTGCGCGCCACCGGTCGGCGCACCGTCTTCTGCAGCAACAACCCGACGAAGTCCACCGCGACCTACGCCGACAAGCTCACCGGGCTCGGTATCCCGACGGACGAGGCCGAGGTGTTCACCTCACTGGCCGCCACGGTCAAGTGGGTGACCACCGTGATGCCGGGCGCCGCGGTCTTCCCCATCGGCGAGCAGCCGCTGTGGGAGGCGCTGTCCGCGGCCGGCGTCCGGATCAGCGAGGATCCCGAGCAGATCGACCTGGTGATCAGCTCGTACGACCGGACCTTCGAGTACCGCAAGCTGCAGATCGCGTTCGACGCCCTCTGGTTCCACAAGCGGGCCCGGCTGGTGGCCACCAATCCGGACCGGTTCTGCCCGTTCCCGGGTGGCCGCGGCGAACCCGACGCGGCGTGCATCACCGCGGCGATCACCGCGGGGACCGGCGTCGAGTGCGAGGCCGTCTTCGGCAAGCCCGAACGCGGTCTGTTCGACATCATCAGCTGGGCAACGGGTCTCGACCCGACGACCACCGTCATGGTCGGTGATCGGTTGTCCACCGATATCGCGTTCGCCCGCAACAACGGCATGATCAGCGCGCTGGTGCTCACCGGCGAGACCGATCGCGCCATGCTGGAGGCGGCCCCGGCCGAACTGCAGCCCGATCTGGTGCTCGAGTCCATCGACGAACTCATCCCCCTGCTCGATTCCGGTCGGCAGGAGATCAGGACCTCCTCATGA